One window from the genome of Microbulbifer pacificus encodes:
- a CDS encoding S8 family peptidase — translation MKIKTLATVIASALCTSGVAASVNTHPGPGLHQIKASQIVRNTQPVAATTQESSTPSLQQRRPGGVNQQIRPASAANKFAHEPERSGEDVYIVRLNDLPVATYDGRVKGYEATSLSALRTEAAQGILAVPRGPRGLETIQQNRAQGYKNFLQQKQQTVLQEARGLGVKRNPRLQFTDAINGFTIKMTQAQAKKLAESPNVAFVQRSDMLQLHTDRGPEFIGADKIWNGETKVNPGLDLKGEGMIVGILDTGINTDHVSFADIGDDGYDHTNPWGEGVYVGDCATGASTCNDKLIGVWSWPLITDGYNGVRPPSGEDYNGHGSHTASTAAGNVVHNVPLLGGSLGDGDGIPSGFEFEQVAGVAPHANIISYQVCIPNGGCPTEAVLKAVDQAIQDGVDVINYSIGGGDNLPWDSADALAFLSAREAGISVAASAGNAGPGFYTLSHTAPWYAVVAATTSDRKMNITGNGIALSGGATTPPNFYVDPTDEWDNVAGISASGIVGTPVIAADYGDELCLNEFPAGTFESNEIVICKRGQNARVAKAFNVQAGGAGGFILYNAGDEEDSKLIDDIFPLPGLHIGSYKGAELLAWINDGGSDHTLTITAATIDRTLDPAEGDLLADFSSRGPAQHFTGSLAPHISAPGVNILAAYADEHPFHPDSAESKDWTMISGTSMASPHVAGAMTLIKQAHPDWTAAEVQSALQMTAAQTVSYKYSSWSDATRPAHTYRAGSGRVDVAAAVDSGLVMDETAANFEYANPNNGGDVKQLNLPQLVDNHCRTNCSWIRTVRATRAGEWTVSNGDWTYDIWNTGQGEVAVSGARIEAYPSSFKLEAGQSQTIIFRADLTDVQWERNTVIGGLEELDQMELWSEVRFTPKSDDIPAAHWPVSINFDRGGLPSAVNVDVHRNNGAYHVKDLPLPAMNSVQYRGFGPVKATVEEITLNQDNNHIPVRDDNDYSPGHARVSLHEIPANTARFVVEVLENVKSPGWHEYRGPLHGWMTVYIGRDSNADGLADFDTELLCASSTEIEMNYCSISNPDAGSYWVVVDNHRINATDYEDLDGFELKDTYKLATALVPATAGGLQVSGPTSTNGNKVGVDLTWNMSDFEEGDVAYAGFDIGTSNAPGSVGFVPVKLTRGVNDLSLTTSQTQAKGGDVIDVSVHMVENNSGIDREIELLGQLPKGLTLVEGSVRVSNPLMRDGLMVDGDLISVAGVQKNSENWQRDYKVTTSETDQACRTPVYSNGIVASEGGFVGLSERFGLSPDFGGTAMDSQKPEFAIPLFAFWGEDGEMNLFHNEEFKAYGNLYVSPQGYASLDQYSWYPNQHWIHREFPYYSDPYSPFIGVFWKGVDNSVTWFDVQADMLGTPLNPDPWNPAMNSGMVMGYAYDPDNNVNDIIIEWNNARTQKVAQDPLTWELAVTEDKADRYNFNLILSKGYRYGESEFEVIMAYGNMDFAGEGGDGSVGLHGNYGPLDIYGLPFYFDQEIGKNFAFNDLDSKLKKDLVICYDYVGPESTQFDLNFQVRVAETAAGQDLELAFVSDIDGMAQEAVAQIIVVPGNLTLAGIANQTVAENTTLDGIQVVYLDKDAAPNIIEVSGEHISATVSGHTSGSTISITPEANWYGETDVTVTVRDEQVPSDKHSIAFKLTVTSDGKEPGCTDPAATNYDSGANHNDGSCIYPEPEPEPEPEPEPEPEPEPEPEPEPEPEPEPEPVLGCTDSNATNYDTNATENDGSCKYKKKKKGGSTGTILLGLLMALGLVRRFRFSVVAR, via the coding sequence CGAACAAATTCGCCCATGAGCCGGAGCGCAGCGGTGAAGACGTATATATCGTGCGTCTGAACGACCTGCCTGTAGCCACCTACGATGGTCGCGTAAAAGGCTATGAGGCCACATCGCTCAGCGCACTGCGGACCGAAGCGGCTCAGGGTATCCTGGCGGTGCCGCGCGGCCCGCGAGGTCTGGAGACGATTCAGCAGAATCGCGCGCAGGGCTACAAAAACTTCCTGCAACAGAAGCAGCAGACGGTGCTGCAGGAAGCCCGCGGCCTCGGTGTCAAGCGCAACCCGCGCCTGCAGTTCACCGACGCCATCAATGGCTTCACCATAAAAATGACTCAGGCCCAGGCGAAGAAACTTGCCGAGTCACCGAACGTGGCCTTCGTACAGCGCTCCGACATGTTGCAACTGCACACGGATCGCGGTCCGGAATTTATCGGCGCCGACAAAATCTGGAACGGTGAGACCAAGGTCAATCCCGGTTTGGACCTGAAGGGCGAAGGCATGATCGTGGGTATCCTGGATACCGGCATCAATACCGACCACGTATCTTTTGCCGACATCGGTGATGACGGCTACGACCACACCAATCCCTGGGGTGAAGGTGTCTACGTGGGCGACTGTGCCACCGGTGCCTCTACCTGTAACGACAAGCTGATCGGTGTGTGGAGCTGGCCTCTCATCACCGACGGTTACAACGGCGTGCGCCCGCCCAGCGGCGAGGACTACAACGGCCACGGCAGCCACACCGCCAGTACTGCGGCGGGCAACGTCGTGCACAATGTGCCGCTGCTCGGTGGCTCTCTGGGTGACGGCGACGGCATTCCCAGCGGCTTCGAATTCGAGCAGGTAGCCGGTGTCGCCCCCCACGCCAATATCATTTCCTATCAGGTCTGTATCCCCAACGGCGGCTGCCCCACCGAAGCGGTGCTGAAGGCAGTGGACCAGGCGATTCAAGACGGCGTGGACGTAATCAACTACTCCATCGGCGGTGGCGACAACCTCCCCTGGGACAGCGCGGATGCACTGGCCTTCCTGTCTGCGCGCGAGGCGGGTATCTCCGTGGCGGCCTCTGCCGGCAACGCCGGTCCCGGCTTCTATACCCTGTCGCACACAGCGCCCTGGTACGCCGTTGTGGCCGCGACCACCTCCGACCGCAAGATGAACATTACCGGAAATGGCATAGCCCTGAGTGGCGGCGCCACCACCCCGCCGAACTTCTATGTCGACCCCACCGATGAATGGGATAACGTCGCCGGTATCTCCGCTTCCGGTATCGTTGGCACCCCGGTCATCGCCGCCGATTACGGCGACGAACTGTGCCTGAACGAGTTTCCCGCCGGCACCTTTGAAAGCAACGAAATCGTTATCTGTAAGCGCGGCCAGAACGCCCGCGTGGCCAAGGCCTTCAATGTACAGGCGGGCGGCGCCGGCGGCTTTATTCTCTACAACGCCGGCGACGAAGAAGATTCCAAGCTGATCGACGATATCTTCCCGCTGCCGGGCCTGCATATCGGCAGCTACAAAGGCGCGGAACTGCTGGCCTGGATCAACGATGGCGGCAGTGATCACACCCTGACCATCACCGCGGCCACTATCGACCGCACCCTCGATCCGGCAGAGGGCGATCTGCTGGCGGACTTCTCCTCTCGCGGTCCCGCTCAGCACTTTACCGGCAGCCTGGCGCCGCATATCAGCGCCCCCGGTGTGAATATCCTCGCGGCCTACGCCGACGAGCACCCCTTCCACCCGGATTCCGCGGAGTCCAAAGACTGGACCATGATCAGCGGTACCTCCATGGCCAGCCCCCATGTGGCAGGCGCGATGACCCTGATCAAACAGGCGCATCCGGACTGGACGGCAGCGGAAGTACAGTCCGCGCTGCAGATGACCGCCGCGCAGACCGTAAGCTACAAGTACAGCAGCTGGTCTGACGCCACCCGCCCGGCACACACCTATCGCGCAGGCAGCGGTCGTGTGGATGTGGCGGCCGCCGTGGACAGCGGTCTGGTGATGGACGAGACGGCAGCCAACTTCGAGTACGCCAACCCGAACAATGGCGGCGACGTGAAACAGCTGAACCTGCCGCAACTGGTCGACAACCACTGCCGCACGAACTGCTCCTGGATCCGTACAGTCCGCGCTACCCGCGCCGGCGAGTGGACCGTGAGCAACGGCGACTGGACCTATGACATCTGGAATACCGGTCAGGGCGAGGTCGCGGTCAGCGGTGCCAGGATCGAGGCCTACCCGTCCAGTTTCAAACTGGAGGCCGGCCAGAGCCAGACCATCATCTTCCGTGCCGATCTCACCGACGTTCAATGGGAACGCAACACGGTCATTGGCGGCCTGGAAGAGCTGGACCAGATGGAGCTGTGGAGCGAAGTACGTTTCACGCCGAAGAGTGACGATATTCCAGCGGCCCACTGGCCGGTGTCCATCAACTTCGACCGCGGCGGCCTGCCCAGCGCGGTGAATGTAGACGTACACCGCAATAACGGCGCCTACCATGTGAAGGACCTGCCGCTGCCGGCGATGAACAGCGTCCAGTACCGCGGTTTCGGTCCGGTCAAGGCGACGGTGGAGGAAATCACGCTGAACCAGGATAACAACCATATTCCGGTACGCGATGACAACGACTACAGTCCCGGCCACGCGCGCGTGAGCCTGCACGAGATTCCGGCGAACACGGCGCGTTTCGTAGTGGAAGTCCTGGAAAACGTGAAGAGCCCCGGCTGGCACGAGTATCGCGGTCCGCTGCACGGCTGGATGACCGTTTATATCGGTCGCGATAGCAACGCAGACGGCCTAGCGGACTTCGATACCGAGCTGCTGTGCGCCTCTTCCACTGAAATCGAGATGAACTACTGCAGTATCAGCAACCCGGATGCCGGTAGCTACTGGGTAGTGGTGGACAACCACCGCATTAACGCGACCGACTACGAGGATCTCGACGGCTTCGAGCTGAAGGACACCTACAAGCTGGCCACCGCCCTGGTACCGGCGACCGCAGGCGGCCTGCAGGTGAGTGGTCCCACCAGCACCAATGGCAACAAGGTGGGTGTGGATCTGACCTGGAACATGAGCGACTTCGAGGAAGGCGATGTAGCCTACGCCGGCTTCGATATCGGTACCTCCAATGCGCCGGGGAGTGTCGGCTTCGTACCGGTGAAACTGACCCGTGGCGTCAACGATCTAAGCCTCACTACCAGCCAGACGCAGGCAAAAGGTGGTGACGTGATCGACGTCAGCGTGCATATGGTGGAGAACAATTCCGGCATCGACCGCGAGATCGAACTGCTTGGCCAGTTGCCGAAAGGACTGACCCTTGTGGAAGGTTCGGTGAGAGTCAGCAACCCACTGATGCGCGACGGCCTGATGGTCGACGGCGACCTCATCAGTGTCGCCGGCGTGCAGAAGAACTCCGAAAACTGGCAGCGCGATTACAAGGTCACCACCAGCGAAACCGACCAGGCTTGCCGCACGCCGGTATACAGCAATGGTATCGTGGCCAGCGAGGGCGGGTTCGTCGGCCTTTCCGAGCGATTCGGTCTGTCTCCCGACTTTGGCGGCACCGCCATGGACTCGCAAAAGCCGGAATTCGCCATTCCCCTGTTCGCTTTCTGGGGTGAAGATGGAGAAATGAACCTGTTCCACAACGAGGAGTTCAAGGCCTACGGCAACCTGTATGTGTCACCGCAGGGCTACGCCTCTCTGGATCAGTACTCCTGGTACCCCAATCAGCACTGGATTCACAGGGAATTCCCCTACTACTCCGACCCCTACTCACCATTCATTGGTGTTTTCTGGAAAGGCGTTGACAACAGCGTGACCTGGTTTGACGTCCAGGCAGACATGCTGGGTACACCGCTGAATCCGGATCCCTGGAATCCGGCGATGAACTCCGGCATGGTGATGGGCTACGCCTACGACCCGGATAATAATGTCAACGACATTATTATCGAGTGGAATAACGCGCGTACCCAGAAGGTTGCACAGGATCCACTGACATGGGAGCTCGCGGTAACAGAAGACAAGGCCGATCGCTATAACTTCAACCTGATCCTGAGCAAGGGTTACCGTTATGGTGAAAGTGAGTTCGAAGTCATTATGGCTTACGGCAATATGGACTTTGCCGGTGAAGGTGGCGATGGCTCCGTCGGCTTGCACGGCAACTATGGTCCGCTGGATATCTACGGCTTGCCCTTCTACTTCGATCAGGAAATTGGCAAGAACTTCGCTTTTAACGACCTGGACAGCAAGCTGAAAAAAGATCTGGTGATCTGCTACGACTATGTGGGCCCGGAATCCACTCAGTTCGATCTGAATTTCCAGGTGCGTGTAGCGGAAACTGCCGCCGGTCAGGATCTGGAGCTGGCCTTCGTCAGCGATATCGACGGTATGGCCCAGGAAGCCGTAGCCCAGATCATCGTGGTACCGGGCAACCTGACCCTGGCTGGCATCGCCAACCAGACCGTTGCGGAAAACACTACGCTGGATGGTATCCAGGTGGTCTATCTGGATAAGGACGCGGCACCGAACATCATTGAGGTGAGCGGCGAGCACATCTCCGCAACCGTATCCGGCCACACCTCTGGTTCTACCATCAGCATCACTCCGGAAGCCAACTGGTATGGCGAGACGGACGTGACCGTTACCGTTCGCGATGAACAGGTGCCGAGTGACAAGCACAGTATCGCCTTCAAGCTAACAGTAACTTCAGATGGCAAGGAACCTGGTTGTACCGATCCGGCAGCTACCAATTACGATTCTGGTGCGAATCATAACGATGGTAGCTGTATCTACCCGGAGCCGGAGCCGGAGCCTGAGCCTGAGCCCGAGCCCGAGCCCGAGCCTGAGCCCGAGCCCGAGCCCGAGCCCGAGCCCGAGCCCGAGCCCGAGCCCGTATTAGGCTGCACCGACTCGAATGCAACCAACTACGACACCAACGCTACGGAGAACGACGGCAGCTGTAAGTACAAGAAAAAGAAAAAAGGTGGCTCCACCGGCACCATCCTGCTCGGACTGCTGATGGCATTGGGACTTGTCCGCCGCTTCAGGTTTAGTGTTGTGGCGCGATAA
- a CDS encoding transporter substrate-binding domain-containing protein, protein MIVTLAGCGGNPEDLSAQKAAEGHNSAYVETGDLAALKKRGTIRFVSVSVLEENVLEQFRRSEIVTQRHYERAMEFARRLKLKPVWMRAQTDQEIIEMLQSGKADIAVDSAIVTEERREQVNFTIPLEKIHQLLVTGRHGPDISNVENLRNVTLMVIKGTVLVDTAKEIIKAHPDANLTLQEIPFSEGVDQFIDQVNRERNAVTIMPSNIAKGVTEYRSDVRLGAQVSDLQSIAWAYRHNSPELGQRLDNFLTSTLVNPIEKRIADWKQIKESGVIRLLTYNGPTGYFLWKGVLMGWDYDLAVAFAEKHKLQLQVVVVPFEHSLVEWLKEGRGDFAGSFSTLTPERKAQGVAFSTPFAEMAEQILSNRKEPPITNLEDLKGRTLILRAFSPFSASAHALEKAGLGVNVELAPPQDSYMCLINKVAEGELDATIMDAHTAQIEASLRPDLIAGMMTSDPKPKGWMVLPENQKLLQEINTFIRDYRKSEAYSELVKHYLEPKSRYLPRMQARIVPGADISPYDDLVKASAAEYRFDWRMVVAQMWQESSFNPNAVSPAGAQGLMQVMPRTAEDMGFDPPLFDPERGIQAGVKYLRWVHDRFPESLDEDEKLWFTLASYNAGYGHLLDARQLAEKLGLDPDQWFDNVEVAMLKLSEPRYFEKARYGFVHGAEPVAYVRNISNLYKAYAEVASGDISRAEGSPSIEAIFIAIPD, encoded by the coding sequence TTGATCGTCACATTAGCGGGGTGCGGCGGAAATCCGGAAGATCTGTCCGCACAAAAGGCAGCGGAGGGCCACAACAGCGCCTATGTGGAAACCGGAGATCTCGCGGCACTCAAAAAGCGGGGGACTATCCGTTTCGTCAGTGTGTCGGTGCTTGAGGAAAATGTTCTTGAGCAGTTCCGTCGCTCCGAGATCGTCACCCAGCGGCACTACGAGCGCGCCATGGAATTCGCCCGCCGACTTAAACTGAAACCGGTGTGGATGCGAGCGCAGACAGATCAGGAAATCATTGAGATGCTGCAAAGCGGCAAGGCCGATATTGCCGTAGACAGCGCCATCGTCACCGAGGAACGGCGCGAGCAGGTGAACTTCACTATCCCACTGGAAAAAATCCACCAGCTACTGGTTACCGGTCGCCACGGACCGGATATCAGCAACGTGGAAAATCTTCGCAACGTAACGCTGATGGTGATCAAAGGCACGGTTCTCGTGGATACAGCGAAAGAGATCATCAAGGCGCACCCCGACGCAAATCTCACGCTGCAGGAAATACCCTTTTCAGAAGGCGTCGACCAGTTTATCGATCAGGTAAATCGCGAGCGCAACGCGGTTACCATTATGCCGAGCAATATTGCCAAGGGTGTCACCGAGTATCGTAGCGACGTCCGCCTGGGTGCCCAGGTTTCCGACCTGCAAAGTATCGCCTGGGCTTACCGGCATAACTCCCCCGAACTCGGACAGCGCCTGGACAACTTCCTTACCAGTACCCTGGTCAACCCCATCGAAAAGCGTATCGCCGACTGGAAGCAGATAAAGGAATCCGGCGTTATTCGCCTGCTGACTTACAACGGGCCGACCGGATACTTCTTATGGAAAGGTGTTCTGATGGGGTGGGATTACGACCTCGCCGTCGCCTTTGCAGAAAAACACAAGTTGCAGTTGCAGGTGGTTGTTGTCCCCTTCGAACACAGTCTGGTGGAGTGGCTCAAGGAGGGCCGGGGGGATTTCGCCGGTTCCTTTTCCACGTTGACACCGGAGCGCAAGGCACAAGGTGTAGCCTTTAGCACACCGTTCGCGGAAATGGCGGAGCAGATTCTCAGCAACAGGAAAGAGCCTCCGATAACCAACCTCGAAGATCTCAAAGGGCGAACACTGATACTGCGCGCCTTCTCACCCTTCAGCGCCAGTGCGCACGCCCTGGAAAAGGCCGGGCTCGGGGTGAACGTCGAACTCGCACCACCGCAAGACTCCTACATGTGCCTGATCAACAAGGTCGCGGAAGGCGAACTCGATGCAACCATCATGGATGCCCACACTGCGCAGATTGAGGCATCCCTGAGACCGGATCTGATAGCGGGTATGATGACCAGCGATCCGAAGCCCAAAGGTTGGATGGTGCTGCCGGAAAACCAAAAACTGCTGCAGGAAATCAACACATTCATCCGCGACTATCGCAAGAGCGAAGCCTACTCCGAACTGGTAAAGCATTATCTGGAGCCCAAAAGTCGCTATCTGCCGCGTATGCAGGCACGTATCGTACCCGGTGCGGATATCTCGCCCTACGACGACCTTGTCAAGGCCTCTGCCGCGGAATACCGGTTTGACTGGCGAATGGTCGTGGCACAAATGTGGCAGGAGAGCAGTTTCAATCCCAACGCAGTGTCACCCGCGGGGGCACAGGGGCTGATGCAGGTGATGCCGCGCACCGCGGAGGACATGGGTTTCGATCCGCCACTGTTCGACCCGGAGCGGGGAATCCAGGCCGGAGTCAAATATCTCCGCTGGGTCCACGATCGCTTTCCCGAATCATTGGATGAAGATGAAAAGCTGTGGTTTACCCTCGCGTCCTATAATGCCGGATACGGTCACCTTCTCGATGCACGACAACTCGCGGAAAAGCTGGGTCTGGATCCCGATCAATGGTTCGATAATGTCGAAGTCGCCATGCTGAAACTTTCCGAACCCCGCTATTTCGAAAAGGCCCGCTATGGCTTTGTGCACGGCGCTGAGCCAGTCGCATACGTGCGCAATATCAGCAACCTGTACAAAGCCTATGCGGAAGTGGCCAGCGGGGATATTTCCCGTGCGGAAGGAAGCCCCTCGATCGAGGCAATATTCATCGCGATACCGGATTAA
- a CDS encoding DUF1254 domain-containing protein, producing the protein MNRSITWRTLTRAMMALTVSLSAFSTSAHAELTPEAAKQIAVETYIYGYSLISVEMTRKVMTNVAKPSTKHAPMGQFANLREYPSAKFRDVTAPNADTLYSNAFVDLSEEPWVVSWPDMGDRYYVWEFYDAWVPVVFDPGSRTTGQKAQTYVLTGPGWSGKLPAGVKEVKSPTATVWILARTYSTGTPEDYKKVWALQDQYKLYPLSAWGKNYVPPAGKVDPSIDMKTAVRDQVNALNAEQYFGWMAELMQNNPPTAEDAPMVAKMKKIGLEPGKPFDLGKLNPAVAAAIKQAPQTAWEQIVAYTKDSGKINNGWLVNLKVGHYGTNYMARAWLSAFGIPANAPKDAVYPVGQTDADGNPLDASKHNYVIHFKSEKDLPPANGFWSLTMYDDEYFFVPNPLNRYTLSERNSLKKNADGSISLYLQKDNPGPEKESNWLPAPNAKFIPMFRLYWPKENPPSVLDGSWWPPVIEKNSASER; encoded by the coding sequence ATGAATCGTTCGATAACCTGGCGCACGCTTACCAGGGCCATGATGGCTCTCACCGTGAGCCTGTCTGCATTCAGCACATCCGCGCATGCGGAACTGACGCCGGAAGCGGCGAAACAGATTGCCGTGGAAACCTATATCTACGGCTATTCGCTGATCTCGGTGGAAATGACCCGCAAGGTCATGACCAACGTTGCCAAGCCCAGTACCAAGCATGCGCCCATGGGGCAGTTTGCCAATCTGCGCGAGTATCCCTCGGCCAAGTTCCGCGACGTTACCGCGCCCAATGCGGACACGCTGTACTCCAACGCATTCGTTGACCTTTCCGAAGAGCCCTGGGTTGTGAGCTGGCCGGATATGGGCGATCGCTATTACGTGTGGGAGTTTTATGACGCCTGGGTGCCGGTCGTCTTCGACCCCGGTTCCCGCACCACCGGACAGAAGGCGCAAACCTATGTCCTGACCGGCCCCGGTTGGAGCGGCAAATTACCCGCCGGTGTAAAAGAGGTGAAGTCCCCCACGGCCACCGTGTGGATTCTCGCCCGCACCTATTCCACCGGAACCCCGGAGGACTATAAAAAAGTATGGGCGCTGCAGGATCAGTACAAGCTCTACCCTCTCAGTGCCTGGGGCAAAAACTACGTGCCTCCCGCGGGAAAAGTGGATCCGTCAATTGATATGAAGACCGCGGTACGCGATCAGGTCAACGCACTGAACGCCGAGCAGTACTTCGGCTGGATGGCGGAGCTGATGCAAAACAACCCGCCCACGGCCGAAGACGCACCGATGGTCGCGAAGATGAAGAAAATCGGCCTGGAGCCGGGCAAGCCTTTCGATCTTGGCAAGCTCAACCCCGCCGTCGCCGCCGCCATTAAACAGGCCCCCCAAACCGCCTGGGAGCAGATCGTCGCCTATACCAAAGACTCCGGAAAAATAAATAACGGCTGGCTGGTCAACCTCAAGGTCGGTCACTACGGCACCAACTATATGGCCCGCGCCTGGCTCTCGGCGTTTGGTATCCCCGCTAACGCCCCCAAGGACGCGGTCTACCCCGTTGGCCAGACCGATGCCGATGGCAACCCGCTGGATGCCTCCAAACACAACTACGTGATCCATTTCAAATCCGAAAAGGATTTGCCACCGGCCAACGGATTCTGGTCTCTGACCATGTACGACGACGAGTACTTCTTTGTGCCCAATCCGCTGAACCGCTATACCCTCAGCGAGCGCAATTCACTCAAGAAAAACGCTGACGGATCCATCAGTCTGTACCTGCAGAAGGACAATCCCGGCCCGGAGAAGGAATCCAACTGGCTGCCCGCACCGAATGCGAAATTCATTCCCATGTTCCGCCTTTACTGGCCGAAGGAGAATCCACCATCCGTGCTGGATGGCAGCTGGTGGCCGCCGGTCATTGAGAAAAACAGCGCATCAGAACGCTGA
- a CDS encoding transporter, producing the protein MGRPKLCLLLWMALVSIPCSAQDDELLAKMLANPVGAPNSVPLQANWNYNVGPREEGKRFVLNIQPVLPFSINEHWNLYSRTILPVVHQQDVLPGSGVQNGIADTVQQFFFSPKKSPGTKLRWGAGPVVLIPTGSEDLLTFGKWGAGPTAVALLQDGPWTVGALANQIWSFAGSDHRPDINQGFIQPFLAYTTSRAWSIIFMSESTYKWDTEEWTVPLNLLAAKVFKIGSQHVQLRAGPRYYAESTDLAPHGWGFRVNLILMFPE; encoded by the coding sequence ATGGGACGCCCAAAACTCTGCCTACTGTTATGGATGGCACTGGTTTCCATCCCGTGCAGTGCACAGGATGACGAACTCCTCGCCAAAATGCTCGCCAATCCCGTTGGCGCCCCCAACAGCGTGCCGCTGCAGGCTAACTGGAATTACAACGTCGGCCCCAGAGAAGAAGGCAAACGCTTCGTCCTCAATATTCAACCCGTCCTGCCGTTTTCCATCAACGAACACTGGAACCTGTACAGTAGAACCATTCTGCCCGTGGTTCATCAGCAGGATGTACTACCCGGCAGTGGCGTCCAAAACGGAATCGCCGATACCGTGCAGCAATTTTTCTTTTCCCCAAAGAAATCACCGGGGACCAAGTTGCGCTGGGGCGCTGGCCCTGTGGTACTGATTCCGACGGGCTCCGAAGACTTACTGACGTTCGGGAAATGGGGGGCAGGACCCACCGCGGTCGCTCTGCTACAGGACGGCCCGTGGACCGTCGGTGCACTGGCCAATCAAATATGGTCTTTCGCCGGATCTGATCACCGACCGGATATCAACCAGGGATTTATCCAGCCGTTTTTGGCCTACACCACCTCGCGGGCCTGGAGCATCATCTTCATGTCCGAGTCCACCTATAAATGGGATACGGAAGAGTGGACAGTGCCACTCAACCTTCTCGCGGCCAAGGTATTCAAAATCGGCAGCCAACACGTTCAACTGAGAGCGGGCCCGCGCTACTACGCGGAAAGTACCGATCTGGCCCCCCATGGCTGGGGCTTCCGCGTCAATCTCATTTTGATGTTTCCCGAATAG
- a CDS encoding helix-turn-helix domain-containing protein: MPQSSWLKVREELGQKPILEGFIEGEVPLFVERYMYQTIERTVSGLDCVGLINQFGGGQVKEGEQDHWVSQNLPTQSLLIPRGVPTHWHYSGTVDFSVFYFLEGGTDTMANLELLAGSRGQPLPFSDPLVGAAAQQLVSELHKGPVADQAFMGRLAALMLEQTYRVLTTPGTGGISPRHAHFSRLQAVLNHIHQNLAGDLSADALALRAGVSQAHFRRLFQDAVGMAPHRYVLAARLEQARKLLSLSEMPIASIAQECGFSSQSHLTASFRAAHAVTPAQFRARLASRGRA, translated from the coding sequence TTGCCGCAGTCGAGCTGGCTGAAAGTACGCGAAGAGCTTGGGCAAAAGCCCATTCTCGAGGGGTTTATCGAAGGGGAGGTGCCGCTCTTTGTGGAGCGTTACATGTATCAGACCATCGAACGCACCGTATCCGGCCTGGACTGCGTTGGTCTGATCAACCAGTTTGGTGGCGGGCAGGTGAAGGAGGGGGAGCAGGATCACTGGGTCAGCCAGAACCTGCCGACCCAGTCGCTGCTGATTCCCCGCGGTGTACCCACCCACTGGCACTACTCCGGCACGGTGGATTTTTCCGTGTTTTATTTTCTTGAGGGCGGCACGGACACCATGGCGAACCTGGAGTTGTTAGCAGGGTCCCGCGGCCAGCCGCTGCCCTTCAGCGATCCGCTGGTGGGCGCCGCGGCGCAGCAGCTGGTGAGCGAATTGCACAAGGGGCCGGTGGCGGATCAGGCGTTTATGGGGCGGCTGGCGGCGTTGATGCTGGAGCAGACTTACCGCGTGCTGACCACACCGGGTACCGGTGGTATCAGCCCGCGCCACGCGCACTTTTCGCGTTTGCAGGCGGTGTTGAATCATATTCACCAGAACCTGGCGGGGGATCTTTCGGCAGATGCGCTGGCGCTGCGAGCGGGTGTCAGCCAGGCGCATTTCCGGCGCCTGTTTCAGGATGCGGTGGGTATGGCGCCGCACCGCTATGTATTGGCAGCGCGCCTGGAGCAGGCGCGCAAGCTGTTGTCTCTGTCAGAAATGCCGATTGCCAGCATTGCCCAGGAGTGCGGCTTCAGCAGTCAGAGCCATCTGACCGCCAGTTTTCGCGCGGCGCACGCGGTCACCCCTGCACAGTTCCGCGCGCGCCTGGCGAGTCGGGGCAGAGCCTGA